A segment of the Colletotrichum destructivum chromosome 3, complete sequence genome:
aagcCCCCGAGCCGCCCAAATAgccgcccgccgacgcctcccGCCTACTACTACTTCCCAGCCAACCACCGGCACACCAtcccggcgccggcgcgtGCCAAACTCGTCCGCAAGGCCAGCTacccccgccgccacgaGCAAATCCCGCCCGTGCCGCCCATCCCGTACCCGCACCCGGACTCCCTCGGCATCATGCTCCCCATCCCCGAGCCGCTGCCCCCGCTGCCGGAGctcgcgacgacgccgacgccggccatCAAGGTGACTCCcgccacggcgccggcctgtcTGTGCCCGGGAAACGGGAGGcttgcgccgccgccgccgcccccacTGAACAAGGATAAGCCgtgtccgccgccgcccgggaCGGCGTGGGCCAAGGACTGGGAGCAGCTCGCCGTGGACGCCGGCGTGAGACGGAACGGCTCGCTGAGCGACTACGGGTCGACGGTCGGAACGGATACGCTCGACAGCAGGTTTGAGGTGCCCCGCGTCGCGTTGAGGCCGCCTCTGCCTTCCATCATTGTCACGCATAGTCCGGAGCCGGTGTGATGACGCCGTGTGTGCGTCCGCGTGTGTgtacgtgtgtgtgtgctttATTGTTGGATGGACACTTGGGACATGACGAGGTTATGGGTTACGAAAAGACGAAGCGCTGATTTCTTATTTCTTTTGTACTTACACATATCACCTTACTGGACCATTTCTTTTGTTACAATTCTCAGTCACCATTTCTCACTCTAAATCCATTCCCAACGTGATCGGCATTACTCCGCATCCTCGGGGCTGATCTCACCATGACACCCGCCCTCCCAATGCCATCTAGTGTCTTGGCTCCGTATCTCGCATAGGTTTTGGGATCATCGACTCCGCCCCCCCTTTGAACCAGTCAACGCCTCCACCACACCCCCTCTTGGCTTCGTTTATCGTATTCATGCAGCATGAGATCTGTGTCTGCCTGCACGTGTGCCCGAAGGAATCAGCCCTGGGGCCATGGACATCGTCTTGCGAGGCGTGGCCCAGATGCCTCGTTCGGTGAATGACACGGTGCACCTGGGGATATCATTGAAGAGCTGCGGACCTCGGATTAGCATTGGGATGCCGGATGCGCCCCGGCAGGGCGGACTCTGCTTCACTCTTACACCAGATGATCCTCGAGAAGAGAACGCCCACGTCATATCCATCCGATAAGAAGTCAGTTGTATAAAGTGAGGCTTGGGAAGTGAACAAACGTCCCTATCCCAGCTGACTTGTCCGTCCCAACTTCTCAACGATCCCTTCACACACACTGCACAGCTATCGTGTCCGACGATACAAACCACACGCTCAACACTAACTATCGAGTCTAAACTACGAAACAAAAACCAATGAGGGCCCAGAACGTACTGTTGATCTCCGTCGGCGCGTCCGCTACCGCTCCACCAACAGCCACGATATCCTCAGGCTTGGTCCAGGGAGCCTCCACAATCCTGCCCAGCGCAGCATCGACGGTGAACAGGTTCCTGGGAATCCCCTACGCCATTTCGCCTCGtcgcttctctctccccgaACCACCGGCGCCGTGGTCAGAACCGTCTAATGCAACAGCCTTTGGCCCTGCGTGTCTCCAGAGTTTCGGTATCAGTGGTATGCCTGAGAACTGcactcctcctccgcctcctcctcttcctcctcctcgtgaCATCACGATGCTGATCATGCATCACACACCATCCAGAACTTGGCCCCAGACCCGAACTGCTTCAAGAACTCTTCAACAACCCTCCGCCGCCTGAGAGCGAAGACTGTCTGAGCATCAACGTCTTTGCCCCGGCAAgcccctccgcctccgccggcctcgccgttcTGGTCTTCATCCCCGGCGGGGGCTGGCAGCTGGGCCACGGCAGATCGGACCTCTCCGCCTTCGCAGCATACGAGAACATCATCTCCGTGACCTTGAACTACCGCACAAACGGTATATATCCCTCTTTTGTGTCCCGCCCCGGCTCAACTGGTTTCAGGACTGACAAACGCAGTCTTCGGTTTCCCTTCGTCTCCCGACATCCCACTCTCCGAGCGCAATCTGGGCCTCCACGACCAGCGCCTCGCTCTCTCATGGATCCAGGAAAACATTGCCTCCTTCGGCGGGGACCCGTCAAAAGTCACCATTTGGGGCGAGTCCGCTGGGTCTCTCTCCGTAGACAACCACCTGAAAGCCTACGCCGACGacccctcgccgccgttccGCGCGGCGGTCATGTCGAGCGGGCAGACGAGCTTCGGGCTCCTGGCCATtccctccgccgccggcgacgaggcgtGGGTGGGCCTatctgcggcggcggggtgcGGCAACGCAACGGACGGGGTTCAGTGCATGAGAGACGCGTCCGCGGAGACGCTGCTTTCTGCCATGCGCGACCATCGAATCTCGTTCACGCCACAGGTTGACAACCTGACCGTCCCCGGACGGCCCGGAGAGCTCTGGAAGAACGGGCAGGTCGCCAAAGTCCCGATCCTGACGGGGACtgtggcggaggagggacggGGCTTGGTCAACGACCGAGTCAACATGACGGCGTTCCTGGACGCCTACCTCCCGCCTCTCCTCGTTCCAGAAGAGGCTCGCGACGCGATTGTGTCCGTCTACCGTTCCGACCCGAAGCTCGCCTCCGACTTTGACGTTGCCGCGGCCATCTACACGGACTTTCTCTGGTCCTGTGTGCGTTCCCGTCCCCCTCCCTGTCCTCTCCTCGGTGAGGTTCCGTGCTAACAGGCAACCCGCAGCCCCAATCCATCCTGGCcgcgacggcagcgtcgaACAACATCTCAACATGGCGCTACCACTTCAATTCCTCGGTCCTCAATCTCTTACCCGACGAGTACGCCTGGCTGGGGAAGTTCCACGGCTCGGACCTCATCCTCCTTTTCTCCGACCCCGAGACCACGCCCTTCACGCCTCAGTCGTACGCGGTGTACGAGTATTTCAGAGGGGCCATTGCACGGTTCGTCAAGAACCCCTTTGCCGGGCCGGGCTGGCCGGCCGTAGGGTCGGCGTATGCCCCGCTTGACACCGCGGTCTTGGGAGACGTGGGGAATGTTCCTGGCGTGATGGCACTGGCTGATGTCACCGCTGTTGATCAGAGATGCAGGTTGTATGAAGAGTTCTGGCCGTTGCTAGAGGTTGGTTCCAGCTCAGCGCCTGAGTAGTAGCGTTGTTTTGTATATAAATCTAAAATTATTGGCTTTTCAATTATGTCTTGGTCATGGTTTCCGGAGGTGGGCAATGTACTGAATCTGATGAAACAAGCATTGAACCTGATGAACAAACGCAGGCGTCGATTCTTCAGAGTCAGAAGTACATCAACCCTCTCCCAAGCCTTTCGGCCATCAGCTGTGAGGTCTGCGAGCTGCTGCATGTACTCACGTGCCCCTTGCTCTCCGTGGCCTTTCGGTGTCCCGGTTCTGACATGATCCCAAGACGCCAAAAGCTCGCTCCTTCGGCGGTCCCCAGCTGCTGATGTTCCGTCACCATAAATCACGACACAACCCTCACGGCACTCCcgacctcgcccttctcgacgccctcgacccTCGGCCCGACCTTCCTCCAgatctcctcggcgacctcctcgacgctcGCGccagcgtcgacgacgaccagatcctcctcctcctgccgGAACTCGCGGTCGACGcgcccctcgtcgcccaggccgccgtccggCCCGACGCGGCCCAAGCTCAGGCCCCAGAACAGCTCGCGTACGCGGCGCTGGAACTCAGCTTTCTCGTACACCTCgccgccccagccgccgcgctcgcgggcgacggcctcctcgaggtcgaggaaaaGCACGAGGTCGGGCCGCGGCAGTCCGAGCTCGGGCTGGCGCGCCCAGTGCAGGGTCAGGCGCGGGTTCTGCTTGGCGGCCGAGTAGACGATGCCCGAGTGGTAGTACCTGTCGCAGATGACCGTCGTGCCGGAGGCGAGTAGAGCTTGGATGTTTTTGCTGGGAGGGCCGTCAGTGTGGTGAGACAGAAAAGAGAAGGCtagagggaagggggggtgggacTTACACTGCTTCCCATCTGTTGGCGCTGAAGAGCAGGTGGATGACGTGGTCTTCCATCTCAACCGAGCTCTTGAGGTAGGCGTCAATCATTTGGCCAATGGGCGTTGTTCTGTCTGCGAAGAATCCGTCAGTGGAGACGAAACGATATCGGAATGTTTCCGAAACACTGCTATGGAGGAAGAGATCATAAAAGCTCTCTTCCCATTGAAAATTTCGAGAACCCGGTCATGAGAGACAGCATCACACTCACCCGGAAAGCGCAtgaccttgaccttcttcCCCAGCTCGACGAACCGCTGCTCGAGCAGCTTCACCTGCGTCGTCTTGCCGCTCCGGTCTAGACCTTCGAGTacgatgaaggcgccgcggacgacgccggcgggcggcgtggcgACGGGGGGCTGGTCCTCTCCGGCCGGTccgctgccggcggcggccgaagTCGCTATGGCGGCCGTAGCCAGGTCGTTGATCGATGCCATTGGGCCGGAACAAAAGAATCGATGGCTGGTGAACGAACAGAGGTGTTCGGTTTTATGACCTACCCGACGAATTGACGCGTTGGGAGTGCGATATTGACGGCCGGACGATGTGCGCCTGTCCCTGTAGTCAAAAAGTGGTTCGGCTCTGGAAGAGTGCACCGAGTGAGcacctaccttaggtagtCAAGGTCGGTCAGTTCAGTGGATGATCCCTAGCGGACCGTGTGGGGCACCCGGGACGCCATCCtcgggcgggcggcggtcACGTGGGAGTGACGGTGATGACTTCTATCGCCAGCAAGGGCATGTTTTGACCGTCCATGTCATTGGCAGTAGATGGACCTAGAAAGGGTAGAGGTAGACCAAAACTGCCCAAGCGCCTTGCTTGGCTCACATTGAAATCCAGTCCTTAATACAGACCGCTCTCCATATGAATCAGACCAGCTAGTGCCGGTGCCAGGTGCACGGCTCATGGCGCAAACAAGCAGAATGTTCAAGTCGGTAGATCGAGATACCAACAGCAAACTCTATTGATGAGGATATCAATAATTGAACCAGCGAAAATAGCAACAGCAATACTCCGACACCAGGTTTGTACAAAATCAATACCCATATCCATTGTTCCTACAGGGTAAGTGTCCGTCCCCCAGGGTTTCCCGTCGCTTCGTCCTAGCCCGTCCATCCAAGAGAAGAAATTCGACCAAGTTCCAACGCCACATGAATCATGAACCCGCCCCGTAATTAAAAGATGGTCAATGGTTGGAAGCCGAAGAAGCAAAATTCAAGCCAAGAGAGCCAATCGAGGCAAACCAAAAATCAAATCATGAGCACTCGGTAACAGCAGGTTCGCTTTCGTCTTTTGCGCTTCCGCTCTCCCACAGCTCAAAACTTTCGCCTGTGCCTTCTATGGGCTCCAACAGCGCCGCCTTGGCTGCTGATTCGGCCGATTTGCCcatgagctcgtcgacgacatccttTTCTTCGAGTGGCACCGCGAGGGTTTCTGCCTTGGGCTCCGGAACGACGTCATCTGCTGGTCCAGGCAACGCGACCTGGGGTTCCAGTgtctcctgctcctcgtcttcgtcggcggggATAATGATGACCGACGACTCGTCGCAGCCAAAGGCGTAGAACTCACTGGCGTCCATCTCGCCCAGTGCTATCCTCTCCTTCTCAAAGACCATatcgtcttcgtcggtcCGGCGAGCGGAGCGACGGGCCGACGTCTGGCTCACGTCATCGGCAGGTGGCacgttctccttgtcgcgGCCCTCTGCTCGGTCCCTACTGGCCTTGCGCTCACTCTCCTCGTCAGAGCTGATGTCGAGGACGCAAGTGCCGTGCTGGAGCATGTTGGTCATTTCCTGCTCGGGCGTGTCCTCGTGGATATCAAAGAACCACGACGCCTTCAGATCAGGCTCCAGCAGATCCTTGGCAGCACTCCGGGAGGACGGGGCAACAGACGAACGGGCGGCATAGCTCGGGATGGTGCCCTTGAGGGCAGCATCGAGACTGAACGGGGCGGatgcggaggaggaggatgacgacagGCTGAACAAAGGTGGGTCAACACGGGTGTAGGGGCCGGCGGTTCGACGACGGTTCGAGAGGATGCCGGAGCGCTTGCCACGGGTGGGCGAACGACCAGCGGGGGCCGAGAGCGGGGATGACTTGGCGATAGCCGTGTTgatcttggcggcgggcgacTTGGGCTGGAGCAGATTGCGATGGCGAGACAGAGGAGGCAGAGGCGGGCGAGCGTACGATGACGAGGCAGGACTTTCGGTGAGGGGTGCAGCCCTGGTTaagacgaaggaggagggtTTGAGGGAGTCCTTGGAGGGGTAGAAGCTGTCGGAGCCCTTGGATCGCTTGGAAGAGACGCTGGGATCGACATTTTCGAAGTCGTCTGCGTCTACAATGTCCGAAGCTTTGCGCTTGCCACCCGAAGCAGGCGAAACAGCTATTGTCCACGTCAGCATTGATTCCTGTAGTATTCATGGGCGGGATCTCGAGCGGGTAGTGCTTAGGCTGGGGGTTTTTGGGGCGCATTGGATTGGCATGACGGTGAATCTCGCCGAGTGGGTCgcatgcagcagcagcaacaacagcaataacaacaacacacaCTGGCGGCTGTCCGGCAGGAGATGGAGTGGAAAATGCGGGCAGAAGGAATGGGTGTGTTTGGTCGCGGGTTTGATCAAACATACCATTCTGTCTGTTCTTGATGCTCGTCAGGTTCTGCAGTCTCGCACCGTCGAGAGGCGCGAATGGTTGCCGTGAAATGGTGGCCATAGTGTGTGGATCGTTGGGGTTGTgcgcgcgagggcgagcgaCGAACCGAAAGGGCGCGGGTGCTGGGTGTGGATTTGGCGCGGTGCGATGCGTCGTGTCGTAGtcgccgttgttgtcgttgtcgttgtcgttgtcgtcggaAATAGGTGCGGCCAGGCAGAGAGGGTTTAGAGTTAGGGGACCAAATCACAACGGTCCAGACTCCTCTTTGATCGACGGTTGACTCGATTCGTGGAGAATGGGGACGTCGGAGACGGGAATCGACGCTGTTGCAGCGAGCGAGAGTGTTGGGTTGACAGGCCCCAGCGAAAGCAAGTCGGTtccagacagacagacagactcAGTGGTGTTGTGGGAGAGTAGAGAACGTGTTCCTGgtttgcttgtttgtttgtttgtttgttgt
Coding sequences within it:
- a CDS encoding Putative carboxylesterase, type B, carboxylesterase type B, active, alpha/Beta hydrolase, which translates into the protein MRAQNVLLISVGASATAPPTATISSGLVQGASTILPSAASTVNRFLGIPYAISPRRFSLPEPPAPWSEPSNATAFGPACLQSFGISELGPRPELLQELFNNPPPPESEDCLSINVFAPASPSASAGLAVLVFIPGGGWQLGHGRSDLSAFAAYENIISVTLNYRTNVFGFPSSPDIPLSERNLGLHDQRLALSWIQENIASFGGDPSKVTIWGESAGSLSVDNHLKAYADDPSPPFRAAVMSSGQTSFGLLAIPSAAGDEAWVGLSAAAGCGNATDGVQCMRDASAETLLSAMRDHRISFTPQVDNLTVPGRPGELWKNGQVAKVPILTGTVAEEGRGLVNDRVNMTAFLDAYLPPLLVPEEARDAIVSVYRSDPKLASDFDVAAAIYTDFLWSCPQSILAATAASNNISTWRYHFNSSVLNLLPDEYAWLGKFHGSDLILLFSDPETTPFTPQSYAVYEYFRGAIARFVKNPFAGPGWPAVGSAYAPLDTAVLGDVGNVPGVMALADVTAVDQRCRLYEEFWPLLEVGSSSAPE
- a CDS encoding Putative thymidylate kinase, P-loop containing nucleoside triphosphate hydrolase; protein product: MASINDLATAAIATSAAAGSGPAGEDQPPVATPPAGVVRGAFIVLEGLDRSGKTTQVKLLEQRFVELGKKVKVMRFPDRTTPIGQMIDAYLKSSVEMEDHVIHLLFSANRWEAVKNIQALLASGTTVICDRYYHSGIVYSAAKQNPRLTLHWARQPELGLPRPDLVLFLDLEEAVARERGGWGGEVYEKAEFQRRVRELFWGLSLGRVGPDGGLGDEGRVDREFRQEEEDLVVVDAGASVEEVAEEIWRKVGPRVEGVEKGEVGSAVRVVS